The following are encoded together in the Microtus pennsylvanicus isolate mMicPen1 chromosome 8, mMicPen1.hap1, whole genome shotgun sequence genome:
- the LOC142855955 gene encoding C-type lectin domain family 2 member E-like: MPAEEVEETSMGMVKAEMSAPDHIPEGDMGKRHQGKCLRIISTEPPVKLYCCYVVIMVLTVAVIALSVALSGFRRPLEEQCLPSTHLKDEKVEVRKENQVVLTPGSCYANCPNGWIGFGNKCFYFSDEQRNWTDSQAYCRAQAAEIARFDSLEELNFLKRCASFPLHWIGLYRESLQHPWKWTDNTEYNNLEPVLGGGLIATLYSYVIANDFSYSRRYWICNKFNSRTLHYSMSIVL; encoded by the exons ATGCCTGCTGAAGAGGTTGAAGAGACTTCCATGGGCATGGTAAAGGCAGAAATGTCTGCCCCAGACCACATTCCAGAGGGAGACATGG gtAAAAGGCATCAAGGAAAATGTCTCAGAATCATCTCAACTGAGCCTCCTGTTAAGCTTTATTGTTGCTATGTAGTGATCATGGTTCTCACTGTAGCTGTAATTGCACTTTCTGTTGCCTTGTCAG GATTTAGAAGACCATTAGAAGAACAGTGCCTTCCCTCTACTCATTTAAAGGATGAAAAAGTTGAag TGAGAAAGGAAAATCAAGTCGTGTTGACCCCTGGATCTTGTTATGCGAACTGTCCAAATGGCTGGATTGGATTTGgaaacaaatgtttttatttttctgatgaacaaagaaactggacAGACAGCCAAGCCTACTGTAGGGCACAGGCAGCCGAAATAGCTCGATTTGACAGCCTGGAGGAGCTG AATTTCCTGAAGAGATGTGCATCCTTCCCTCTCCACTGGATTGGCTTGTATAGAGAGTCATTGCAACACCCTTGGAAGTGGACAGACAACACTGAATATAataattt ggaaCCTGTTTTAGGAGGTGGCCTTATAGCTACACTGTATTCCTATGTAATTGCCAATGACTTCAGCTACTCAAGAAGATATTGGATTTGTAACAAGTTCAACAGCCGTACTTTACACTACTCAATGTCCATTGTTCTTTAA